The sequence GGGTTCTACGACTGGGAGTACAACACTCTGAAAGCCCCTGCCGCGCTCGGCGGCTGCGACTCGCTGCGCTCCTCGTTTCACTGCGGTGCTTGCTTCGTCTCGCTCGCCGAGCCCGCCAGCCCCTTTCATTCCCACCCTGGTGGTTGGCCGGGTGGCTGTTGCTCGGTGGGTAGCGCGATAAAAAATGACGCGAGTGGTGGTCGGTCGTCGTGGGTCTCCGTCCTAGCGGCGGACGGCGAGCACGACGGCCGAGAGCAGTGCGGCTACGGCGACGAAGGCCCCGAAGCCGGGGATTCCGTCGTCATCGTCGTCTGCGACGTCGTCAGCCGGATCGTCGGCCGGGTCGTCGTCCGCGACGGGGTCGTCATCTGCTGGGTCGTCATCCGCGACTGGGTCATCGTCTGCTGGGTCGTCGTCTGCGACCGCGGTGTCATCGGCTGGGTCGTCGTCTGCGACATCGTCGTCATCGTCGTCAGCTGGTGGTGATGCACCACCGCCACCGCCACCGGGGCTGGTGTCATCGGTCTCTTCTTCCTCTTCGAACGTTCCCGCTGGGAACTCGAGGTCTACTTCGTGGACGCCGGACTCGAGTACGTGAGCGACCTCAACGAGACGATCCGGTCGCTGTACACGGCGCTGATCGACGCCGACTCTCGAGCCGAGATTCACCGCTCTGTCTGTCAGGCGCTGACGACGATCGACCGTGTCGACGCTGCCTGGATCGGGACGGTCGATCACGACCGGAACGTGGTCGAACCCGCCGCACAGGCACACCTCCCGCCGGAGTTTCTGGACGACCAGTCGTTCTCGCTCGCCGACGACCGGCCAGCGCCCGAAGCGCAGGTTGCAGACGAGCGAACGGTCGTCGACGTCGATCGGATTCCGGTCGGCGTCCACGAGGAGCCGTGGCGAAACACGGCGTTGATCCACGGCTTCCGGTCGGTCGTCGCCGTCCCGATTCGACACGAGGAACTGTTTTACGGGACGCTTACCGTCTACAGTACCGAGACGGACGCACTCGACGAGCGAACGACGCGCCTCCTCGAGGAGTTCGGGACGCTGGTCGGGTTCGTCACGAACGCCGTCGAGCGCCGGGATGCCTTCGGTGACGACCAGATGGTCGATCTCACTGTCGACGTCGAACCCGGCGAGGAAGACGTCTGCGTGGCCCTCGCGTCCAGACTCGAGACGACCGTCGAGGTCGGGAACGTGACCCGTCGGAATCGCAACTCGCACGTGCTCCACTGTTCGATCGACGACGTCGATCCCGGGACGGTGACCGACGTGGTCGCGGAGATTCCGGGTCTCGAGTCGATCCGCCCGCTTTCTGAATCTGCCAGCACGGCCTACGAACTCGTCGTCGTCGACCAGTGTGTCGCCTCGCGGGCGGTCCCGATCAGTGCGCTCCTTCGGTCGATCCGGGTCACGCCGACGAACTGTCAGATCGTCTTTTCGGTCCCCGAGTACAGGGACTATCAGCGATTCCTCGAGCAGGTTCGTGACGTCTTTTCGGCTGCTACGCTCGTGGCCAAGCGACAGGCGTCGGAAGCCGGCTCCGTTCCCGTTCCGGAACTGCTCGAGGCGTCTCTCTCGGAGAAGCAAGACGAAGCGCTGCGAACGGCCTATCACAGCGGCTACTTCGACGACGATCGAAAGCGAACGGGTGCAGAGATCGCCACGTCGCTGGGGATCGCCCAGCCGACGTTCTCGAAGCGACTGCGCTCCGCCCAGCGGGATCTTCTGGCCGCTATTCTCGAATCCGACTCCCTCTAGTCCCTCGTCCCGCGAGCCGGACGCTTTTGCCTACCCGGCCCCAACCGGAGTCCATGCAAATCGTGACGACGCTCCCGTCGGCGACCGAGACGGTCGCCCGGCTGGGCCTCGAGCCGGTCGGTGTCTCCCACGAGTGTGACTATCCGCCGGGCGTCGAGTCCCGGCCCTCGATCACGCGCTCGCGCGTCGACGCACGTGGCTCGAGCGCCGAGATCGATCGGCAGGTACTCTCGGTTACAGGCACGGATGGGGACGGTGACACCGACACGGGCGTCTACGACGTCGACGCCGAGACGCTCGAGGCCCTCGAGCCGGAGCTGATCGTCACGCAGGGGATGTGTGACGTCTGTGCGGTCGACGAGGTTGTCGTCGCCGACGCCGTCGATCAAATCAGTGCCGATCCGGAGGTGTTGACGACCGATCCGCACACCGTCGGGGACGTGCTGGACGACGTCGAGCGGATCGGCCGGGCAGTTGGCCGGGCGGGTCGAGCCGTGGACGTACGCCGGCGACTCGAGGAGCGAATCGATCGCGTGCGCGAGCGGACGGCCGGCCTCGAGCCGGACGAGCGCCCGCGGGTGGCCATCTTCGACTGGACCGATCCCGTGATGATCGCGGGTCACTGGACGGCGGAACTGGTCGAGTGGGCCGGTGGTGAGTACGGGCTGGCCGGCGTTGGCGACCGGTCACAACCCCGCGAGTGGGCCGACATCCGCGAGTACGACCCCGAGGTCGTGATCGTCGGCCCCTGTGGGTTCGACCTCGAGCAGGTCGCCGATAACCGGACGGACCTCACCGAACGCGAGGGCTGGGCGGACCTGACGGCCGTTCGTGAGGGTCGCGTCTGGGCGATGGATGGCAACCACTACCTGAATCGACCGGGGCCCCGGCTGGTCGAGACGCTCGAGGCGCTCGCCCGGATCGTCCAGCCCGATCGGTTCGGCGACGCCGCGTCCGAGGCTGCAGGTGACACACTCGAGGCCGGCGATGGGGCAGTTACGGTCGACGGCGACACACTCAAGGTCGACGGCGAACCGATCGCCATGCCGTTCGCCGACCTGACGGGCCGACTCGAGGCCGGGGGCCAGCCCAGCGTCTGATCCCCGATGGCTCCTGAATCGCCACCCGAAGACGGGCCAGTGCTCCGGGTGCCAGCAGAAATCCGCGACGCGATCCTCGAGCGCGCTCGCGCGGGCGAACCCGAAGAAATATGCGGTGTCTTCGGCGGGACGTTCGACCCGGAAGAGAGCCGCGTCCAGTCCCAGTATCCGGCCGACAACGTCGCCGATACCCCCCGGACCCGCTATCGGATCGATCCCGAAGCCCAGCTCGAGATTTTCGACCGGCTCGAGGCTCGCGGCGAGTCGATCGTCGGATTCTACCACTCACACCCGGCGGGCCCGCCACACCCCAGCGAGACCGATGCCGCGGCGGCCGCCTGGCCGGATCGATCGTACCTGATCGTCTCGCTCGAGCCCCGGGTCGTTGGGTCGTGGCGCTGGCGTACGACCGACGATGGTGACGACGGTGTCGATGGTGACGATACTACCGACGGCGACCGTGCTGCGGAGACGGGACACGACGGGACGTTCGAACGTGAACGGCTCGTCCTCGAGTGAGCGAGTTCCCGAACGCGACGTTGATCTCGAGTGGCCGGCTTTCGAACTGTGCTGGTTCCAACACCCCAACTAGTAGTGTATCAAGTATACTCTCATCAATCCAGCCACCAGTTTGAGAAAATCACAGAGAATGAGAACACGACGAAAGCCCTCAGCACGCTCACGCCCGCTCAGCCGGATATCCTCGCTCGCGCTCGGATAGAGCCGCCTGAGCGACCGCGAGCGCGCTTCGCCCTTTCAATCCACCAGGGACGCAGTTGGCCTGCCCTTCCCCGAGTCACGCGCCACCGCGCGGCTTGCGCGGTGACGCGTTCCCGGCCGGCTGGCGCGCAGACGAGCCGTCCGAGCACTGTGAGGACGGTTCGTCGAAGCGCGAGGGGCGAGCGAACGCAGTGAGCGAGTCGGATGGGGAGGGTGTGGCCTGGGAGGAATGAAAGGGGCCGGTGCGGTCGCGGCCGCTGGTGGCCGGTAGCACCGCAGGTGAGCGGAGCGAGGCGAGGCGCGCACGACGCCAGCGGCCGCGAGCGGGCCGGGGGCTTTCGAGGTGTTCATCACCGAACCAATATCTTATCACTGAAAGCCAATACCTCAATATCTGAACTGGGCTCGAGAGCAATGATTGACTCCTAGCCGGGGTGTTTCAGTGGGGTGTCGAACGGAATCCTCGAGCGGCCTCACGCTCCGACGCAAATCCGATTACCCGTCCTGCCCGTCTGAATCCTCGAGTTCGGCGGCTTCCTGTCGTTTTTTGGCGGCCCGTTCTCGAAAGTCGTCGATCTCGTCCTGAAGTTCGCGTCCGACCTGGTACGTAAAATCGTCTGGCATGAGCCCGCGCTGGATCTCGAGGGTGACCATCGCGTCGCAGTCGTCGACGATTTCGGGTGCCCACTTGCCCTGTGCGAGTTTGGAGACGTCGGTGACGGTGGCCGTGGGCTGGGTGCTGTCGTCTTCGTCTGCATCGTCACCGGTCGTTCGGCTATCGCCGTCTTCCGCGCCCTCGACCACGATGAACGCGGTCGCGGTGTTCCAGAGGTTTGGGTTGGCGGTCGTCACCTGATCGAACAGCTCCTCGAGCCGGGAGTCTTTGACGGGGTCGTCACGGACCTCGACGAGCAGGTCCTCGAGCGCGGCGACGATCCGGTCGTATCGCTCGGCTTCCGTCCGGAGGGACTCGGGGGTGTCGTGGTGGTCCCAGCTCATGGTGTGGGCCTCCCTCGAGCGAGTGACTGTCGAATCGGTATCCGGTGGGTGGGCATGGACGCACCTAGCCGCTTGATCGCTGTAAACGTACGCTTCTGTGACAGGGTCCGCTGTGTCGACTCAGGGCGCTCGCTCGAGCACCGCGGGCACCCAGCCGCGATTCGGATCGTCGGTCCGCTCCATCCACGCGATCAGCCGCTCGCGCATAGTCTCCCGGACGTCGGCGTAGTCGGGGTGGTCGATCAGGTTCTGTAACTCCGCCGGGTCGGCCTCGAGGTCGTAGAGTTCGTCGATATCGGGGCCGTTGTAGACGTACTTGTAACGTCTCGTCCGGACCATCCGCTGGGTGTAGAGGCCGAACTCGTCGCCGTGGTACTGGGCGAAGGCGGCGTCGGGCCAGTCGCCGGGGGCCGAGCCTGTTTTGCCCTCGCCTCTATCCCCATCTCCACCTCCCCCACCATTCCCACTTCCACCCTCGAGTAACCCCACGAGACTCCGGGCGTCGAAAGCGTCGGGAGTCTCACAGCCGGCCATCTCGAGGAACGTCGGTGCGAGGTCGTGGAGGTGGACCGGGTGGTCGCAGGTCGAGTCCGGCTCTGTCACTCCCGGCCATCGCACCTGAAGTGGGATGCGGTAGGTGTCGTCGTACATCAGCGGCCCCTTGTTGAACTGGCGGTGCCCACCGGCGAAGTCGCCGTGGTCCGACGCGTGGACGACGACCGTCTCCCCCGCCAGTCCCGTCGACTCGAGCGTCTCGAGAATGCGCGCGAGCTGGTCGTCGATCATGGTGACGAATCCGCGGTACTTTGCGATCACCTCGGCCCAGATCTCCCAGTCGAAGTGCTCGACGCCCCGGTAGTGGCGGTAGTTCTCGTGGACGCCGGGTTTGCCGTCGAAGGTCTCGGCGTAGCTCCCCGGTGGGTCGATTTCGTCGGGATCGTACATCGACGCGTAGGGTTCGGGAACCACGTAGGGGTGGTGTGGGCCGTAGAAGTCAGCCCGGTGGAAGAATCGCGGGCTTGCGTCGGCACCGTTCGCGCCCTCAACTCCGTCGTCTCCACCCGCTCCGAACGTCTCGAGCGCCTCGATCGTCCGGTCGGCGAGGAAGTACGGCCGGGTGTCCTCGACGTCGACGGACGTTTTCGCGGCGACGAACGTCCCCTCGCGCTCGTCTCGCGGATCGTCACCGGTGTAGACGACCTCCTCGAGGGTCTCCTCGCCGACTGGCGTGCCGCGCTCGCGGCGGTACTCCCGAAATGCTTCGTCGATGTCGTCGTGGTGGGTGTCGCTCCCGCCGAGGTAGGTGAAGCCGACCGATTCGGGCGTCTCGTCGTCGCCGACGTGCCACTTTCCCGTATACGTGCAGTCGTAGCCGTTCGCGTCGAGGAGTTCGGAAAACGTCGGAATCTCTGGTGGCAGGTTCCGCTGGATGGCGTCGGCCTCGTGGCTGTTGTTCAGCATGCCGTGATTGTGGGGGTACTGTCCGGTCAGCAAGGAGGCCCGCGCGCTCGAGCAGATGCTGATCGGCGTGATCGCCCGGGTAAAGCGCATCCCCGTCGCAGAGAGGTGATCCATCGCGTCGGTCTCGACCGGCGGTCCCTCGGGTGCGCTGTAGTCGTACCGCTCCTGGTCGGTCAGCAAGAGCAAGACGTTCGGCGGTGACTCGGAGTCGACCATCGGCCGTCGTACACCGCTGGGACAGGTAATGGTTGCACCTGCTCGAGGGCCGTGCCATCCGCTCGTTGCCTTGCGCTCGACCGCTGGTACCTCCGTCAGTCGTCTCGACGGCCAGTCAGGGCGTGAAAATCGAGAACGACCCCGTCGCCCGCGCGACGACGCTGTCCTCGTGGCTGATCTCCGACTCGAGGAAGGCGATCGAGCCGCCCCGCCGCAGGAGGCTCGTCTCGCAGACCACGGTCCCCTCGGTGACCGGCTCGAGGTAACTGATCTTGATTTCGATCGTCGCACACCGCTCTTCGGGCTCGAGTTCCGACTGGAGGGCGACCGCCATTCCCGTGTCCGCCATCGTGTAGGTCGCCCCGCCGTGGAGCACCCCGTTCGGATTCGTCAACTCGTCGCTGACGGTCACCTCGCCGCGAGACCACCCCTCGCCCCTGTCGGTGAACTCGAGGCCGATCACCGCCGAGAACGTTTCCGGAGTCCCGTCTGTCATCGTCTCGATACAGAGGGCACGCCCTCATAGAAGTTCGCTGTGGATCGGTAGCGTGCTGGACTGAACTCGAAGCTACCGTCGACCTCCAACCGCCGCCTCAATCGACGAGCCAGCCGCCGTCGACGTCGACGGCGCTCCCGTGGACGAACGAGGCCTCGTCGCTCGCGAGAAACAGCGCGACGGCGGCGACCTCTTCTGACTGGGCGTGGCGGCCTGCGGGCGTCTCGGCGACCATCGGCTCGATCTCACCGGCGTCGATCAACTCCTCGGTCATCCCCGTCTCGATAGCCCCCGGACAGATCGCGTTCGCCCGGATCTCGGGGCCGTAGTCGTGGGACAGTTGCTTCGTAAAGCCGATGACGCCGTGTTTCGAGGACGTGTAGGCTGCCCCACCGCCACCGGCGACCTTCCCCGCGATCGAGGCGGTGTTGATAACGACGCCCTCTTCGTCGCCCTCGAGCAGTTTCGGCAGGGCCGCCTTCGTCAGCATGAAGACGCCGTCGAGGTTGACGCCGATAACCGCGTTCCACTGCTCGAGGGAGGTCTCACCGACCGGCGCGTAGTCGTCGAGGATGCCCGCGTTGTTGATCAGGACGTCGACCGTCCCGTACTCGTCGACCGCGCGGTCGACGACGCCCTCGACGCTGTCCGGGTCTGTGACGTCGCCGTGGACCCCGATCGCCTCGCCACCATCGTCGTCGATCTTCGCGACGACGCGTTCGATGCCGTCGTCGTCGACGTCCACCACGACGACCGACGCACCCTCGCCCGCGAACTCGAGTGCCATCGACCGGCCCATACCCGACGCTGCTCCGGTGACGACCACGACGCTGTCGGTAAGTTCGACCATACCACATCCTGAGCACCTGTGAGAAAATAAACACGGCACCTGAATTTCGTGGGTAATGCCCTCCCAGCGACTACGAGTAATCCTCGAACGTCGGCCGCGTCGCGTCGCCGGGGAACGCCTCGACCGGCACCTGCGTCTGGTCGCCCGAGGCCATGTCTTTGATCGTCACCTCGTCGTTCGCGAGGTCCTGCTCGCCGACGATGACGACCGTCTCGGCGTCGATCGAGTCCGCGTAGTTCATCTGCGCGCCGAACGAGCGACCCGCGACGTCGGTCTCGACGACGTGGCCACGGTCGCGCAACTCGCGGGTGATTCGCGCGGCTTCCGCCCGGGTATCGCCGACTGTGAGGACGTAGTAGTCGGTCGTCACCGCCTCCTCGGGCCAGACGCCCGCGCGCTGACAGAGCAACGAGAGGGTGGCGTGACCCGGTGCGACGCCGACGGCGGGGGTCGGCTGGCCGCCGAAGGACTCGATCAGGTCGTCGTACCGGCCGCCACCGAAGATCGACCGCGAGACCTCGCCAGTGGAGTCGAAACACTCGAAGACGACGCCCGTGTAGTAATCGAGCCCGCGTGCGGTCTCGAGGGAGATCGTACAGTACTCTCGCGCCCCGAAGTCCTCGGCCGCGGCGAGGACCGCCTGCAAGTTCTCGACGGCGTCGTCGACGCGCTCGGTGTCGGCGAACGCCTTCACGTCCTCGAGATCGCCGGCGGCGATCAACTCGTCGAACTCGGCGGCCTGATCGTAGGTGAGACCGGCCTCGACCAGCAGGTCGTGGTACTCGGCCTGCGAAATCTTGTCGGACTTGTCGACGGCGCGAATCGCCTCGTCGATCTCGACGTCGGCGTCGTAGGTTTCGAGCACGCCGCCCAGAATGTCGCGGTGGGAGATGCGGAACTCGAAGTGCTCGCCCGTCAGACCGAGGCTCGTCAGTGCGTCGGCGGCCCACGCCAGAATCTCGGCGTCGGCTTCGGGTTCTGCCGAGCCGAAGATGTCGACGTTGGTCTGGTAGAACTCCCGCTGGCGACCCTGCTGGACCTGCTCGTAGCGCCAGAACGGCCGCGTCGAGAACCACTTGATCGGCTTCGACAGTTCCTGTTGCTTCGCGACGACCATCCGCGCGACCGTCGGCGTCAGTTCGGGCGTCAGCGTGACGTGTCGCCCGCCCTGGTCTTCGAAGGCGTACAGTTCCTCGACGATGTCGTCGCCGCTCTTGTCCGTCCACAGTTCCGCGCGCTCGAGCGCCGGTGTCCCGATTTCGCGGAAGCCATACTGCCGTGCGGTGTCCTCGAGGACGTCCGTCGCCTGCCGGCGGGCGGCCATCTCGCCGGGGTAGAAGTCACGAAAGCCCTTGATCCGGTCGTACATGGCCGTCGGTTCGGGGACGGCAAACTTCACTCTGTTCGTTTGGCCACCGGGTGGTGTCAGATTCCGCTGTGAGGCTGCCGGACGTCCGTCACGTACGTCTGTTCGTGTGCCGGGAACAGGTCCTCGATCGCTTCTGTCCCTTCCTCGTCGGCGATAATCGCCCGCAACTCCGCCTCGTAGTCGGCCCGGCGAATCTCCTCGCTCGGCCCGACGGTCACCTCGAGGGTCGACTCGACCAGTCGATCCACTGCAGCGCGGCCGAAGCCCGATAGCGGCGCGACGTAGTCGACGTCGTGGCGATCCTCGAGACTCTGGGCCTGCGCCCGGGAGACCGTCGGCACCCGGTCGTCACGGCGGGTGCCGTCGGCGATCGCGTCGTAGCCGTCGGCGGCCAGCCGCTCGAGGGCGTGGACGTGTACCTGCTGGATGCCGTTGCGTGGAAAGCCGTCCTCGCGGATCGTCGTGGCGGCCTCTTCGGCGACCGCACGGTCGAGCTCGAGCCGGTCGAACTCGAAGCCGATCCGGTCGGCGGTCTCGCGGGCGTGTCGCCAGTCGTCGGTGACGCCGAAGTGGCCGGTCACCAGGGTAACGTCGTAGAAGTCGTCGAGGAAGAGCGCCGCCAGCGTCGAGTCTTTCCCCCCACTGTAGAGCAATCCGAGGTCCATCGGCCGTCGGGTACTCACCGCGGGTCCTTAGCGTCGTTGGATGTCGAAGCGTTTCGAGTCGGGTTTCAGTTCCGAGAGGAGCTGTTTCATCTTGTCGTCGTCGATCTTGCCCTGGATGCGCCCGCTCTGGGCCAGCGCGACGACCTGCCGTTCGACCTGCTCGCCGAACTGGGGCTTGCTCATCTTGACCGTGTTGAGCCGTTTTCGGGCCTCGTCGGTCAGGTGCTGCCGGAGCAACGCCTGCTTCTGGGCCTCGGCTTGCTGCTGGGCGGCCTCCTGTTCGGAACCGCCTTCTTGCTGGGCTTCGGCCTGTTCCTGTAACTGCTCCATCTTCTTCTGTCGTAGCTCCTCGAGTTTCTCCTCGTCTGGCGTTCCGCTCATAGCTCTACCCGACGGTTACGCTCGCGCGTGGGAAAATGATTACGAAAAGCGGGGTACTCGCGGTATCGAACTCGAGTTTCGCCGTGGCCTGAGACGGCCTGCTGTGATTGACATCCTCCACGCGCCTAAAGGCGCGGGAATCCTCACGTTGGGAGTCTCGGCTCATGCCGAACCACCACGCGAGCGACTTTCTCCTACGCCGATTGTAGGATACTCTGGTTTGTGCGCGCTTCTTTGGGACTTTCGTGAGGGTGTGGTTTCCCCGACCATCCGTGGTCGTCCCACTCGAATCGCACGGGCCGTGCCATCGGCCGTGGTACGTCTGTTTCGTGCCGTCTCAGGAACGTCTCGCTTGCCGTGAGGTCCGCGTGGCCCTCGAAACCACAGGGACACGTCAACGTGTCTTGGTGCCGAGTCGTGTCCTCGATTGAACCGCAGTTCGGACACGTCTGACTTGTCCACGCTTCCGTGCGAACTTCGACGGTGATGCCGAACTCTTCGGCCGTACAGGCGAGTCGATCGATGAACGCGCAGAACGCCCAGAAGTTGTGCGTCTTCGCGTTCGTCCGCACCGACCAGTGGGTCTCGAGAACGTCGGTGAGATCACCGACGTACACCGTCGAGACACCTTCGTCGTACAGTCGTTCGATCAAGTCGCGGGCAAGCGCGTCCATCGCATGGTCGCGCCGTCGCGTCCGGCGTCGGTACAGCTGTCGAATCCGCTTGGAACTGTAGCGCCCCTCGCGGAGTTTCGACTGTAGCCGGGCGATCTCTCGCGTCGTCTCGCGGAACCGTTCGAACAGGTCGCGGCATCCGTACAGGTACTGCTTGCCGGTCGTGGTCGTG is a genomic window of Natrarchaeobaculum aegyptiacum containing:
- a CDS encoding PGF-CTERM sorting domain-containing protein; this encodes MNLGSRVGVDQRRVQRPDRLVEVAHVLESGVHEVDLEFPAGTFEEEEETDDTSPGGGGGGASPPADDDDDDVADDDPADDTAVADDDPADDDPVADDDPADDDPVADDDPADDPADDVADDDDDGIPGFGAFVAVAALLSAVVLAVRR
- a CDS encoding bacterio-opsin activator domain-containing protein yields the protein MDAGLEYVSDLNETIRSLYTALIDADSRAEIHRSVCQALTTIDRVDAAWIGTVDHDRNVVEPAAQAHLPPEFLDDQSFSLADDRPAPEAQVADERTVVDVDRIPVGVHEEPWRNTALIHGFRSVVAVPIRHEELFYGTLTVYSTETDALDERTTRLLEEFGTLVGFVTNAVERRDAFGDDQMVDLTVDVEPGEEDVCVALASRLETTVEVGNVTRRNRNSHVLHCSIDDVDPGTVTDVVAEIPGLESIRPLSESASTAYELVVVDQCVASRAVPISALLRSIRVTPTNCQIVFSVPEYRDYQRFLEQVRDVFSAATLVAKRQASEAGSVPVPELLEASLSEKQDEALRTAYHSGYFDDDRKRTGAEIATSLGIAQPTFSKRLRSAQRDLLAAILESDSL
- a CDS encoding ABC transporter substrate-binding protein, translated to MQIVTTLPSATETVARLGLEPVGVSHECDYPPGVESRPSITRSRVDARGSSAEIDRQVLSVTGTDGDGDTDTGVYDVDAETLEALEPELIVTQGMCDVCAVDEVVVADAVDQISADPEVLTTDPHTVGDVLDDVERIGRAVGRAGRAVDVRRRLEERIDRVRERTAGLEPDERPRVAIFDWTDPVMIAGHWTAELVEWAGGEYGLAGVGDRSQPREWADIREYDPEVVIVGPCGFDLEQVADNRTDLTEREGWADLTAVREGRVWAMDGNHYLNRPGPRLVETLEALARIVQPDRFGDAASEAAGDTLEAGDGAVTVDGDTLKVDGEPIAMPFADLTGRLEAGGQPSV
- a CDS encoding desampylase, coding for MAPESPPEDGPVLRVPAEIRDAILERARAGEPEEICGVFGGTFDPEESRVQSQYPADNVADTPRTRYRIDPEAQLEIFDRLEARGESIVGFYHSHPAGPPHPSETDAAAAAWPDRSYLIVSLEPRVVGSWRWRTTDDGDDGVDGDDTTDGDRAAETGHDGTFERERLVLE
- a CDS encoding sulfatase-like hydrolase/transferase; translation: MVDSESPPNVLLLLTDQERYDYSAPEGPPVETDAMDHLSATGMRFTRAITPISICSSARASLLTGQYPHNHGMLNNSHEADAIQRNLPPEIPTFSELLDANGYDCTYTGKWHVGDDETPESVGFTYLGGSDTHHDDIDEAFREYRRERGTPVGEETLEEVVYTGDDPRDEREGTFVAAKTSVDVEDTRPYFLADRTIEALETFGAGGDDGVEGANGADASPRFFHRADFYGPHHPYVVPEPYASMYDPDEIDPPGSYAETFDGKPGVHENYRHYRGVEHFDWEIWAEVIAKYRGFVTMIDDQLARILETLESTGLAGETVVVHASDHGDFAGGHRQFNKGPLMYDDTYRIPLQVRWPGVTEPDSTCDHPVHLHDLAPTFLEMAGCETPDAFDARSLVGLLEGGSGNGGGGGDGDRGEGKTGSAPGDWPDAAFAQYHGDEFGLYTQRMVRTRRYKYVYNGPDIDELYDLEADPAELQNLIDHPDYADVRETMRERLIAWMERTDDPNRGWVPAVLERAP
- a CDS encoding PaaI family thioesterase, with product MTDGTPETFSAVIGLEFTDRGEGWSRGEVTVSDELTNPNGVLHGGATYTMADTGMAVALQSELEPEERCATIEIKISYLEPVTEGTVVCETSLLRRGGSIAFLESEISHEDSVVARATGSFSIFTP
- a CDS encoding SDR family NAD(P)-dependent oxidoreductase; its protein translation is MVELTDSVVVVTGAASGMGRSMALEFAGEGASVVVVDVDDDGIERVVAKIDDDGGEAIGVHGDVTDPDSVEGVVDRAVDEYGTVDVLINNAGILDDYAPVGETSLEQWNAVIGVNLDGVFMLTKAALPKLLEGDEEGVVINTASIAGKVAGGGGAAYTSSKHGVIGFTKQLSHDYGPEIRANAICPGAIETGMTEELIDAGEIEPMVAETPAGRHAQSEEVAAVALFLASDEASFVHGSAVDVDGGWLVD
- the hisS gene encoding histidine--tRNA ligase gives rise to the protein MYDRIKGFRDFYPGEMAARRQATDVLEDTARQYGFREIGTPALERAELWTDKSGDDIVEELYAFEDQGGRHVTLTPELTPTVARMVVAKQQELSKPIKWFSTRPFWRYEQVQQGRQREFYQTNVDIFGSAEPEADAEILAWAADALTSLGLTGEHFEFRISHRDILGGVLETYDADVEIDEAIRAVDKSDKISQAEYHDLLVEAGLTYDQAAEFDELIAAGDLEDVKAFADTERVDDAVENLQAVLAAAEDFGAREYCTISLETARGLDYYTGVVFECFDSTGEVSRSIFGGGRYDDLIESFGGQPTPAVGVAPGHATLSLLCQRAGVWPEEAVTTDYYVLTVGDTRAEAARITRELRDRGHVVETDVAGRSFGAQMNYADSIDAETVVIVGEQDLANDEVTIKDMASGDQTQVPVEAFPGDATRPTFEDYS
- a CDS encoding DUF7411 family protein, with translation MDLGLLYSGGKDSTLAALFLDDFYDVTLVTGHFGVTDDWRHARETADRIGFEFDRLELDRAVAEEAATTIREDGFPRNGIQQVHVHALERLAADGYDAIADGTRRDDRVPTVSRAQAQSLEDRHDVDYVAPLSGFGRAAVDRLVESTLEVTVGPSEEIRRADYEAELRAIIADEEGTEAIEDLFPAHEQTYVTDVRQPHSGI
- a CDS encoding DNA-binding protein, encoding MSGTPDEEKLEELRQKKMEQLQEQAEAQQEGGSEQEAAQQQAEAQKQALLRQHLTDEARKRLNTVKMSKPQFGEQVERQVVALAQSGRIQGKIDDDKMKQLLSELKPDSKRFDIQRR
- a CDS encoding RNA-guided endonuclease InsQ/TnpB family protein is translated as MKRTNQFVVRPRSEQDRELLHELLDASASLWNELTYERRQQYFDGESVWDTADYRKQYVGVLGSATAQQLIRKSKSAWNSFFSLKEDGEKCSPPGYWGNEDDGRTLRTYVRNDQYTLEMGDRSRLEIPVGKELKEKYGLGHTERLRLEVAGDPKWDGKQGRLELYYDDVSETFRAFQPVTVDHSRLDSPLADETAALDIGANNIVACTTTTGKQYLYGCRDLFERFRETTREIARLQSKLREGRYSSKRIRQLYRRRTRRRDHAMDALARDLIERLYDEGVSTVYVGDLTDVLETHWSVRTNAKTHNFWAFCAFIDRLACTAEEFGITVEVRTEAWTSQTCPNCGSIEDTTRHQDTLTCPCGFEGHADLTASETFLRRHETDVPRPMARPVRFEWDDHGWSGKPHPHESPKEARTNQSILQSA